From Brevibacillus marinus, a single genomic window includes:
- a CDS encoding amino acid ABC transporter ATP-binding protein, whose translation MIRLRNIHKVYRDQHVLKGIDLDVHPGEVVVIMGRSGAGKSTLLRCINFLEQPTQGTIQVDDLVISAENPTRKQILAVRRLTSMVFQHYHLFKHKTALENVMEGLVTVKGLSRSEASRISREYLEKVGLQDRLHYFPSQLSGGQQQRVAIARALAMNPKVILFDEPTSALDPDLVEEVLRVMRNIAKEGMTMIVVTHEVNFARDVADRVVVLADGQIVEQGPPEEVLKKRFVTL comes from the coding sequence ATGATCCGGCTGCGCAATATCCATAAGGTGTATCGCGATCAACACGTGCTGAAAGGGATCGACTTGGACGTCCACCCCGGAGAAGTGGTCGTGATCATGGGGCGCAGTGGAGCTGGAAAGTCAACCCTGCTCCGTTGCATCAACTTTTTGGAACAGCCTACCCAGGGAACCATTCAAGTGGACGATCTGGTGATTTCGGCCGAAAATCCCACCCGCAAACAAATCCTGGCTGTCCGCCGGCTCACCAGCATGGTGTTTCAGCACTATCATTTGTTCAAACACAAAACGGCGCTGGAAAATGTGATGGAAGGCCTGGTTACGGTCAAGGGGTTAAGCCGCAGCGAGGCTTCCCGGATCAGCCGGGAATACCTGGAAAAAGTAGGCCTGCAGGACAGGCTGCACTATTTCCCCTCGCAGCTGTCCGGCGGCCAACAGCAAAGAGTGGCGATCGCGCGGGCTTTGGCGATGAATCCGAAGGTGATTTTGTTCGATGAGCCGACGTCCGCTCTGGATCCCGATTTGGTGGAGGAAGTGCTGCGCGTGATGCGGAACATTGCCAAAGAGGGGATGACGATGATCGTCGTGACGCACGAAGTGAATTTTGCCAGAGATGTGGCCGACCGCGTGGTGGTTTTAGCCGATGGCCAGATTGTCGAGCAAGGACCACCAGAAGAGGTGTTGAAGAAACGGTTTGTGACGCTTTGA
- a CDS encoding CoxG family protein, with protein sequence MKNYSGDFTIPVSREMVWDFLMDPHKVGPCLPDLLSMDVTDKQNFRAKVRVGLGPVRGAFDLATTITIEEPGRSASMSVKGGGMGSGVDMSAKMFLEDLEDQEGTLLKWTCDVVVSGPIATIGGRLIDGQARKITEQVFENIRNALISSKDGVAVANEEAE encoded by the coding sequence TTGAAAAATTACAGTGGTGATTTTACCATCCCGGTGTCCCGCGAAATGGTATGGGATTTTCTGATGGATCCGCACAAGGTGGGACCGTGTCTGCCTGATTTGTTAAGCATGGACGTCACGGACAAGCAAAATTTTCGCGCAAAAGTGCGGGTGGGGTTAGGCCCGGTTCGCGGCGCTTTTGATTTGGCCACCACGATCACGATCGAGGAACCGGGCAGGTCGGCCTCAATGTCGGTCAAGGGCGGCGGCATGGGAAGCGGGGTTGACATGAGCGCCAAGATGTTTTTGGAGGATCTGGAAGATCAGGAGGGTACCCTGCTGAAATGGACCTGCGATGTGGTGGTCAGCGGACCGATCGCCACGATCGGCGGACGTTTGATTGACGGGCAAGCGCGCAAGATTACGGAACAAGTGTTTGAGAACATTCGAAACGCGTTGATTTCCTCGAAAGACGGAGTTGCGGTAGCCAATGAGGAGGCAGAATGA
- a CDS encoding FAD binding domain-containing protein yields MIPNAFDYHAPTTVEETIGLLQKYGYEAKILAGGQSLLPMMKLRVAMPSVLIDINQIDDLHGWREENGYLRIGALTRHAELEQERQLLERYPLLAKTAEWIADVPVRNRGTICGSLVHADPGSDWGAAMIALHADVEVIGPSGVRRVFIDDFFVDTFTTSLEVDEIAAAVLIPSPIGRVGARYMKLERKAGDFAIVGVALHVVKAGDGTILDAGIGLCACGDVPVRAKKAEEWLSGRTLDKETIEQASLLAQEDANPATDLRGSAEYKRDLVRVFVKRGLEEIAEELR; encoded by the coding sequence ATGATACCCAACGCATTTGATTATCACGCACCGACAACAGTGGAAGAGACAATCGGACTACTGCAAAAGTACGGGTACGAGGCAAAGATTTTGGCGGGCGGGCAAAGTTTGCTGCCGATGATGAAGCTGCGCGTCGCGATGCCGTCAGTTCTGATTGACATCAATCAGATTGACGATTTGCACGGCTGGCGCGAAGAGAACGGCTATTTGCGAATTGGCGCGCTGACCCGACACGCCGAGCTCGAACAGGAGCGCCAACTGCTGGAGCGCTACCCGCTTTTAGCGAAAACGGCGGAATGGATCGCGGACGTACCGGTGCGAAATCGCGGCACGATTTGCGGCTCGCTCGTCCATGCCGATCCCGGTTCCGACTGGGGAGCGGCGATGATCGCCCTGCATGCGGATGTGGAGGTAATCGGGCCGTCTGGAGTACGGCGGGTATTTATCGATGATTTTTTTGTCGACACCTTCACCACATCGCTGGAAGTCGATGAGATTGCAGCGGCGGTGCTGATCCCTTCTCCGATTGGCCGTGTCGGAGCACGTTACATGAAACTGGAGCGCAAAGCAGGCGATTTTGCGATTGTCGGAGTGGCGCTGCACGTGGTCAAAGCTGGCGATGGAACCATTCTGGACGCCGGCATTGGCTTGTGCGCCTGTGGCGATGTGCCGGTTCGCGCCAAAAAGGCGGAAGAATGGTTAAGCGGACGCACTTTGGATAAGGAAACGATTGAGCAGGCTTCGCTGCTCGCCCAAGAGGACGCGAATCCGGCGACGGACCTGCGCGGCAGCGCAGAGTACAAACGGGACTTGGTACGGGTGTTCGTAAAGCGGGGGCTGGAAGAAATCGCGGAAGAACTCCGCTAG
- a CDS encoding ArsR/SmtB family transcription factor, whose translation MGATAPKHDVFQAIADPTRRELLRLLAQHAEELPLKRISAHFPLSRTAVSKHLRILGEAGLVKQRKAGRETRYRLEPEPLRELKQWLAYYERFWENKLSQLKAYVESETPR comes from the coding sequence ATGGGCGCCACGGCACCCAAACACGACGTGTTCCAGGCGATCGCCGATCCTACGCGTCGCGAGCTGCTGCGCTTGCTGGCCCAGCACGCGGAAGAACTGCCGCTGAAACGGATCAGCGCCCACTTTCCGCTGAGCCGCACGGCCGTTTCCAAACATTTGCGGATCTTGGGCGAAGCCGGACTCGTCAAGCAGCGGAAGGCAGGCAGGGAGACCCGCTACCGCCTAGAGCCGGAACCGCTGCGCGAACTAAAGCAGTGGCTGGCTTACTACGAGCGGTTCTGGGAAAACAAGCTGTCCCAGCTGAAAGCTTATGTGGAATCGGAAACGCCCCGCTGA
- a CDS encoding aerobic carbon-monoxide dehydrogenase large subunit produces MAINQCELRPMGKPIHRKEDPRFIRGQGRYVDDIVLPNMLYMSIVRSPYAHAKIKSIHTEAAYQVPGVKLILTGEDLEKLNLAWIPTMAGDVQMVLATKKVLYQYQEVAAVIAETRGAAADAAQLVEVEYEALPVVVDPFRALQPDAPVLRDDREKQSNHIWHWEAGDREKTEEIFQAAPVVVSQNVRFQRVHPSPLEPCGCIADYNKATGKLTWYVTSQAPHAHRTVLAMVSGLPEHKIHVISPDVGGGFGNKVPVYPGYVCAIVASLQLGQPVKWIETRTENIASTGFARDYHMTAEIAADESGKVLALRVKTVADHGAFDAAADPTKFPAGLFSIVTGSYDFQQAFVEVDGVYTNKAPGGVAYRCSFRVTEAAYLIERTMDVLARRLNMDPAELRLRNFIKKEQFPYQSPTGWTYDSGDYEKTFKLALEKIGYHELRKEQAEKRARGELMGIGISTFTEVVGAGPSHSFDIMGIKMFDSAEIRVHPTGKVIARLGVRHQGQGHETTFAQIIGEELGLSADDVLVEEGDTDTAPYGLGTYASRSTPTAGGAAALCARRIREKAKKIAAHLLEVGEADVSWNGEAFEVKGLPSRKVTMSEVALAAYTNLPEGMEPGLEATYYYDPPNLTFPHGAYIAVVDIDKGTGAVKVRRFLAVDDCGNVINPMIVEGQVHGGLTEGFAIAFMQDIPYDEDGNCLAPNWMDYLVPTSLDSPHWETDRTVTPSPHHPIGAKGVGESPNVGSPAAFVNAVVDALAPYGVEHIDMPIFPWKVWEILRQNGVTE; encoded by the coding sequence GTGGCAATTAATCAATGCGAACTGCGGCCGATGGGCAAACCGATCCATCGCAAAGAAGACCCCCGGTTTATTCGCGGGCAAGGTCGCTACGTCGACGACATCGTCCTGCCCAATATGCTGTACATGAGCATCGTCCGCAGTCCCTATGCGCATGCCAAGATTAAAAGCATCCATACCGAAGCCGCGTATCAAGTCCCCGGGGTGAAACTGATTCTCACCGGCGAGGACTTGGAGAAGCTGAATTTGGCCTGGATTCCGACGATGGCCGGAGATGTGCAAATGGTACTGGCGACCAAGAAGGTGCTGTACCAATATCAAGAAGTGGCGGCGGTCATCGCGGAAACCCGCGGCGCGGCGGCAGATGCCGCGCAGTTGGTCGAGGTGGAATACGAGGCGCTGCCTGTCGTCGTCGATCCGTTCCGCGCGTTACAGCCGGACGCCCCGGTCCTGCGGGACGATCGGGAAAAGCAGAGCAATCACATTTGGCACTGGGAAGCGGGAGATCGGGAAAAGACGGAGGAGATTTTCCAAGCCGCTCCCGTGGTTGTCAGCCAAAATGTGCGCTTTCAACGCGTGCATCCGTCCCCGCTGGAACCATGCGGATGCATCGCCGATTACAACAAGGCGACAGGCAAATTAACCTGGTATGTCACGTCACAGGCGCCGCATGCGCATCGCACGGTATTGGCGATGGTCAGCGGTCTGCCCGAACATAAGATTCACGTCATTTCGCCGGACGTTGGCGGAGGGTTCGGGAACAAAGTTCCTGTCTATCCGGGATACGTATGTGCCATCGTCGCCTCCTTGCAGCTGGGACAGCCGGTCAAATGGATTGAAACCCGCACGGAAAACATCGCCAGCACCGGGTTTGCCCGTGATTACCACATGACCGCGGAGATCGCTGCCGACGAAAGCGGAAAGGTGCTGGCCTTGCGAGTCAAAACGGTTGCCGATCACGGCGCGTTTGACGCCGCGGCGGACCCGACCAAGTTTCCCGCCGGCTTGTTCAGCATCGTGACCGGTTCCTACGATTTTCAGCAGGCGTTTGTGGAAGTGGACGGCGTTTACACCAACAAAGCGCCGGGGGGAGTGGCCTACCGCTGCTCGTTCCGTGTCACGGAAGCGGCGTATTTGATCGAACGAACGATGGATGTCTTGGCGCGCCGGCTGAACATGGATCCCGCCGAACTGAGACTGCGCAATTTTATCAAAAAAGAGCAGTTTCCCTACCAGTCTCCGACAGGTTGGACGTACGACAGCGGCGACTATGAGAAAACATTTAAGCTGGCCCTTGAGAAAATCGGCTACCATGAACTGCGCAAAGAACAGGCGGAGAAACGCGCGCGCGGCGAGCTGATGGGCATCGGGATTTCCACCTTCACGGAAGTGGTAGGGGCCGGTCCTTCCCATTCGTTTGATATCATGGGGATCAAAATGTTTGACAGTGCGGAAATCCGCGTGCATCCGACGGGAAAAGTGATTGCCCGCTTGGGAGTACGGCATCAGGGCCAAGGCCATGAAACGACGTTTGCACAAATCATCGGCGAAGAACTGGGATTGAGCGCGGATGACGTGCTGGTGGAAGAAGGCGATACGGATACGGCTCCCTATGGCCTGGGAACGTATGCCAGCCGCAGTACCCCGACAGCAGGCGGAGCGGCGGCTCTCTGCGCGCGGCGGATTCGCGAAAAGGCGAAGAAAATTGCCGCTCATCTGCTGGAAGTGGGGGAAGCGGACGTTTCCTGGAACGGCGAGGCGTTTGAAGTAAAAGGGCTGCCGTCCCGCAAGGTTACGATGAGTGAAGTCGCATTGGCCGCCTATACGAATCTGCCGGAGGGGATGGAGCCCGGTCTGGAAGCTACGTATTACTACGATCCGCCCAACCTGACGTTCCCGCACGGGGCCTACATCGCGGTCGTGGATATCGACAAGGGTACGGGCGCTGTGAAAGTGCGCCGTTTCCTGGCGGTCGATGACTGCGGAAACGTGATCAATCCGATGATCGTGGAAGGACAGGTGCATGGCGGTTTGACGGAAGGTTTTGCGATCGCCTTTATGCAGGACATTCCCTATGACGAGGACGGAAACTGCTTGGCGCCGAACTGGATGGATTACCTTGTTCCCACTTCCCTTGATTCGCCGCACTGGGAAACGGACCGCACGGTTACGCCATCGCCGCACCACCCGATCGGCGCAAAAGGAGTGGGCGAATCGCCGAATGTCGGTTCTCCCGCCGCCTTCGTCAATGCGGTTGTGGATGCGCTTGCACCGTATGGCGTGGAACATATCGACATGCCGATTTTCCCTTGGAAAGTGTGGGAGATTTTGCGTCAGAACGGGGTAACGGAATAA
- a CDS encoding XdhC family protein, translating to MSRIQEARDVMQKMKQAWERKQKTAFLMITEVRGSAYRQPGAKMMMAADGQMHGTLSGGCLESDLLEWAKEAIRQSIPLARQYDLSENELWSLGIGCKGSLEILIVPVEPDDRFWQTARTVIEADRPVTLILEIPNGIRALLDENGNGWGDLAQVPDEIRKQAWERTFQRTRAEVVSLGERRFVIDTMRPSEQLIVAGAGHDAVPLVSVAAQVGFAVTVLDPRKDFNNPFRFPGASHLVVEPHQADPAALHGSWWVIMNHQQSRDEASLALALKSKPRFVGVLGPLSRTQEMLANIGADLSSGPLRAPVGLDLGAETVEEVAISIISELMMLRSGSNGRPLHGKTKIHA from the coding sequence TTGTCGCGCATTCAAGAAGCACGTGATGTCATGCAAAAAATGAAACAAGCTTGGGAGCGCAAGCAAAAAACAGCTTTCCTGATGATTACCGAGGTGCGCGGGTCGGCTTACCGTCAACCCGGCGCCAAGATGATGATGGCAGCGGACGGACAGATGCATGGCACATTGAGCGGCGGGTGTTTGGAGAGCGATTTGTTGGAATGGGCCAAAGAGGCCATTCGTCAATCGATCCCGCTCGCCAGACAGTATGATCTGAGCGAAAATGAACTATGGTCGCTAGGGATCGGCTGCAAAGGTTCGCTGGAAATCTTGATTGTGCCTGTCGAACCCGACGATCGCTTCTGGCAAACAGCGCGAACCGTCATCGAAGCGGATCGTCCCGTCACGCTGATCCTGGAAATACCGAACGGGATTCGCGCCCTGCTTGACGAGAACGGGAATGGCTGGGGAGATCTCGCGCAGGTTCCAGACGAGATCCGCAAGCAAGCATGGGAGCGGACTTTCCAGCGAACGCGCGCCGAAGTTGTCTCCCTCGGAGAGCGCCGGTTTGTCATCGATACGATGAGACCCAGCGAACAATTGATTGTAGCGGGTGCCGGCCATGATGCAGTACCGCTTGTTTCGGTCGCTGCGCAAGTGGGATTTGCGGTCACCGTTTTGGATCCTCGCAAAGACTTTAACAACCCCTTCCGCTTTCCGGGCGCATCGCATCTCGTCGTGGAACCGCATCAAGCGGATCCCGCTGCATTGCACGGAAGCTGGTGGGTCATTATGAATCACCAGCAAAGTCGGGATGAAGCTTCTTTAGCGCTTGCGTTAAAAAGCAAACCACGCTTTGTTGGCGTATTGGGTCCCCTGTCCCGCACCCAGGAAATGCTGGCAAACATCGGCGCCGACCTATCGAGCGGCCCGCTGCGCGCACCCGTCGGCTTGGATTTAGGCGCCGAGACCGTTGAAGAAGTAGCGATCAGCATTATCTCGGAGCTGATGATGCTAAGAAGCGGCAGCAACGGCAGGCCCCTGCACGGCAAAACAAAAATCCATGCCTAG
- a CDS encoding (2Fe-2S)-binding protein yields the protein MQIRVTVNGRVHESDVEPRTLLVYYLREHLRLTGAHVGCDTTTCGACTVLLNGKAVKSCTVLAVQANGQEIVTIEGLERDGELHPLQKAFWEEHALQCGYCTPGMIMTACELLARNPFPTEEEVRKGISGNVCRCTGYVNIVKAIQSAGRQLAGQTADPENRSEVVSSGN from the coding sequence ATGCAGATACGTGTAACGGTAAACGGACGGGTGCACGAATCGGATGTCGAGCCCCGCACACTGCTTGTCTACTATCTCCGGGAACACCTGAGACTGACCGGTGCGCACGTCGGCTGCGACACGACGACTTGCGGGGCGTGCACCGTTTTGTTAAACGGAAAGGCGGTGAAATCCTGTACCGTGTTGGCGGTACAAGCCAACGGACAAGAAATCGTGACGATCGAAGGACTGGAACGGGACGGCGAGCTGCACCCGCTGCAAAAAGCATTTTGGGAAGAGCACGCCCTGCAATGCGGGTACTGCACGCCGGGGATGATCATGACGGCATGCGAACTGCTGGCCCGAAACCCGTTTCCGACGGAGGAAGAAGTTCGCAAAGGCATATCGGGCAATGTCTGCCGCTGCACGGGTTATGTGAACATCGTGAAAGCGATTCAATCAGCAGGGCGGCAGCTGGCGGGGCAAACGGCGGATCCTGAGAACCGATCGGAGGTGGTTTCCAGTGGCAATTAA
- a CDS encoding SRPBCC family protein — MEKANQPGLPDIRHTVVFHAPIERVWQAVATSEGLAAWFMPNDFQPVAGHAFHLNAGPFGLAPCKVTEIDPPHRLTFQWTEDWTVTFILKEVDGKTEFTLIHSGWQADKVTPFGEPHTVVRDRMDQGWAGLIQSLGKYVEG, encoded by the coding sequence ATGGAAAAAGCGAATCAGCCGGGCCTGCCGGACATCCGGCATACGGTGGTATTCCATGCCCCGATCGAGCGAGTCTGGCAAGCTGTGGCCACATCGGAGGGGCTCGCGGCATGGTTCATGCCGAATGATTTTCAGCCGGTCGCCGGCCATGCGTTTCACCTGAATGCCGGGCCATTCGGGCTGGCCCCCTGCAAGGTGACAGAAATTGACCCGCCGCACCGCCTGACTTTTCAGTGGACGGAAGACTGGACGGTTACCTTCATTTTGAAAGAGGTAGACGGAAAAACGGAGTTCACGCTGATTCATTCCGGTTGGCAGGCAGACAAAGTGACGCCGTTTGGCGAGCCGCACACGGTTGTCCGCGATCGCATGGATCAGGGCTGGGCCGGTCTGATCCAATCCCTGGGAAAATATGTAGAGGGGTAA
- a CDS encoding GreA/GreB family elongation factor, with translation MNHSLALHGCRSQLVKQLVYFDEEKINFLDQYVPNNHPKRAAVERMLADYTQTVGEILADFSAERVHSVALIGSRLELQYEADDAPESFTIVFPHKANPDQNLVSFLSPLGFQLLLAKPGQTCRLEIPSGHLTVCVRKIRYVNSGDVE, from the coding sequence ATGAACCATAGTTTGGCCCTGCACGGTTGCCGCTCCCAGTTGGTGAAACAGCTGGTCTATTTTGATGAGGAAAAGATCAACTTCTTGGATCAGTACGTTCCGAACAACCACCCCAAACGGGCGGCGGTCGAACGCATGCTGGCCGACTATACGCAGACCGTTGGCGAGATTCTCGCCGACTTCTCCGCGGAACGTGTCCACTCCGTTGCGCTCATTGGCAGCCGACTGGAGTTGCAGTATGAAGCTGATGATGCGCCGGAGTCATTTACCATCGTTTTCCCTCACAAGGCAAACCCCGATCAGAACCTGGTGTCCTTTTTGTCCCCGTTGGGATTTCAACTGCTCCTCGCGAAACCTGGGCAGACTTGCCGGCTGGAGATACCGTCGGGCCATCTTACGGTATGCGTGCGGAAGATCCGCTATGTGAACAGCGGCGATGTGGAGTAG
- the nfsA gene encoding oxygen-insensitive NADPH nitroreductase — protein MNDVIQLLQRHRSIRRFKPDPLSAEQVAAILRSAQLASSSSNVQAYSVIGVTDPAKKRELAVLSGNQPYVEECPLFLVWCADLLRLRHACERQQVEMVHGTMENFVVATVDVALAAQNAAIAAESLGLGIVYIGGIRNQPAEVTRLLQIPRLVYPVFGMCVGYPDQDPDPRPRLPLQAVYHENSYSAEPFREAIDEYDQIMREYYRRRTGGKRDTTWSEEMAAKFRQAARKHLRAYLEEQGFGFE, from the coding sequence ATGAATGATGTTATCCAATTGCTTCAGCGGCATCGCTCCATCCGCCGGTTCAAGCCGGACCCGCTCTCGGCGGAGCAGGTAGCAGCCATTTTGCGTTCGGCGCAGCTGGCGTCCAGTTCCAGCAATGTGCAGGCGTACAGCGTCATCGGCGTTACCGATCCCGCAAAGAAAAGGGAACTGGCGGTCCTCAGCGGGAACCAGCCATACGTGGAGGAGTGCCCGCTGTTTCTCGTCTGGTGCGCCGATCTGCTGCGCTTGCGCCATGCCTGCGAGCGGCAGCAGGTGGAGATGGTGCATGGAACGATGGAGAATTTCGTTGTCGCCACGGTGGATGTCGCCCTGGCAGCGCAAAATGCGGCCATCGCCGCGGAATCGCTGGGGTTGGGGATCGTCTACATCGGCGGGATTCGCAATCAACCCGCTGAGGTGACGCGGCTGCTGCAGATTCCCCGGCTCGTCTATCCGGTTTTCGGGATGTGTGTCGGCTATCCGGATCAGGACCCGGACCCGCGGCCGCGGCTTCCCCTCCAGGCCGTGTACCATGAAAATAGCTACTCCGCTGAGCCCTTCAGAGAAGCGATCGACGAATACGACCAGATCATGCGGGAGTATTACCGCCGCCGGACAGGGGGAAAACGGGACACCACCTGGTCAGAGGAAATGGCGGCAAAGTTCCGCCAGGCGGCCCGGAAGCATCTGCGGGCGTATTTGGAAGAACAGGGATTTGGGTTTGAGTAA
- a CDS encoding 1,4-dihydroxy-6-naphthoate synthase, with translation MKIAFSPCPNDTFVFHAWVHGLVPGAPALEVTYADIDITNNLAASGSGHDVLKISYAALPWVLSEYALVPCGGALGRGCGPLVLTRNGATETSDPEALAGRRVAVPSERSTAYLLFRLWAAQNVPGGVGEILVMPFHEIMPAVREGKIDAGLVIHEARFTYPSYGLQMLTDLGNWWEAETGLPIPLGAIIARRSLDLEAIAGWIRASVQYGWAHPEQSRSYVLEHAQEMDPNVAQAHIDLYVNQFTADLGEEGYAAVEALLGRAAAAGLVPPIEPAALR, from the coding sequence ATGAAAATTGCATTTTCCCCTTGTCCCAATGACACGTTTGTCTTTCATGCCTGGGTGCACGGCCTGGTACCGGGTGCCCCCGCCCTCGAGGTGACCTATGCGGACATCGACATCACGAACAACCTGGCCGCCAGCGGCAGCGGCCACGACGTGCTCAAGATCTCATACGCCGCTCTCCCCTGGGTGCTCTCCGAATACGCGCTTGTGCCATGCGGCGGAGCCTTGGGCCGAGGTTGTGGTCCGCTCGTTTTGACCCGTAATGGCGCAACGGAAACGAGCGATCCCGAGGCGTTGGCGGGACGGCGGGTAGCTGTGCCCAGTGAGCGATCCACCGCGTATCTGCTGTTCCGGCTGTGGGCCGCCCAGAACGTTCCCGGGGGCGTAGGCGAGATTCTGGTCATGCCCTTTCACGAAATCATGCCAGCGGTGCGGGAGGGAAAAATAGATGCCGGGCTGGTCATTCACGAGGCGCGGTTTACCTATCCCTCGTACGGACTGCAGATGCTGACCGATCTGGGGAATTGGTGGGAAGCGGAAACGGGCCTGCCCATCCCGCTGGGGGCGATTATCGCCCGCAGATCGCTGGATCTTGAAGCGATTGCCGGCTGGATCCGCGCATCCGTGCAGTACGGTTGGGCACATCCGGAGCAGTCCCGTTCCTACGTGCTGGAGCATGCGCAGGAGATGGATCCAAACGTGGCGCAAGCGCATATCGACTTGTACGTCAACCAGTTTACGGCCGATCTGGGCGAAGAAGGCTATGCCGCGGTGGAAGCCCTGCTCGGCCGGGCGGCGGCAGCGGGGCTGGTCCCCCCGATCGAGCCGGCGGCCCTGCGCTGA
- a CDS encoding futalosine hydrolase, with amino-acid sequence MIVPIRQPVVANPTQPLQSQRVLVVTAVAQEKEAVLRGLGGSPRFDVLAGGVGPAAAAASTAAALTKSAYGLVVAAGIGGGFAGRAEVGSLVVASEIVAADLGAESAEGFLSLDALGLGSTRISVDAQLGTRVTEALRQAGLSVCYGPVLTLSTVTGTQATAEELAQRVPGAAAEAMEGYGVAVAARAHGLPILEIRAISNRVGPRDRAAWRISEAFAVLEAASAVLLEVFS; translated from the coding sequence ATGATCGTCCCGATTCGCCAACCTGTTGTCGCAAACCCGACGCAGCCGCTGCAGAGCCAACGGGTGCTGGTCGTCACTGCGGTTGCGCAAGAAAAGGAGGCCGTCTTACGCGGGCTGGGCGGTTCACCGCGATTTGACGTGCTGGCGGGCGGCGTCGGGCCTGCCGCTGCCGCAGCCAGTACGGCGGCGGCGCTGACGAAAAGCGCCTATGGCCTGGTCGTCGCTGCCGGTATCGGCGGCGGCTTTGCGGGCAGGGCGGAAGTGGGGTCGCTCGTCGTCGCCAGCGAGATCGTCGCCGCCGACCTCGGCGCGGAGAGCGCGGAGGGATTCCTCAGCTTGGACGCGCTGGGGCTTGGCTCCACCCGCATTTCGGTCGACGCCCAGCTGGGCACGCGGGTGACGGAGGCGCTTCGCCAAGCCGGGCTGTCCGTCTGCTACGGCCCCGTGCTAACCCTGTCCACCGTTACCGGGACGCAGGCAACCGCTGAGGAGTTGGCGCAACGAGTGCCCGGCGCGGCCGCCGAGGCGATGGAAGGATACGGCGTGGCGGTGGCCGCACGAGCGCACGGCCTGCCGATCCTGGAAATCCGCGCCATCTCCAACAGGGTAGGCCCACGTGACCGGGCCGCATGGCGGATCAGCGAAGCGTTCGCCGTGCTGGAGGCAGCCAGTGCCGTACTTCTGGAGGTGTTCTCATGA
- a CDS encoding XdhC family protein, whose amino-acid sequence MDKIWQEALRLEAAREPFAVVTVVRTVKPSSAMVGAKALVTAAGEMIGFVGGQCIQSIVISQALTCIEKGASQLVLITSDSSQTRSADGRTVLPMTCHSEGTVELFMEPRLPAPVLLVIGQSPIADCLLTIAAHLDFHVKSVALERVAAESAGDLSGFAETIQAHLSPGAYVVVASMGLYDSESILALQGYELAYVGLVTSPKRREAVLADLRERGVSEAFCSFISAPAGLDLGAVEPAEIAVTILAEIIEHRRKKHTVAPVAPPVITSETRREVIDPVCRMVVDLNTTLHKAEYQGKEYGFCCPHCRQEFLKNPEKYANTVEV is encoded by the coding sequence ATGGATAAGATCTGGCAAGAGGCGCTTCGCTTGGAAGCGGCCCGGGAACCGTTTGCCGTGGTTACCGTGGTTCGGACGGTAAAACCTTCTTCCGCGATGGTCGGGGCAAAAGCATTGGTTACCGCAGCGGGCGAGATGATCGGTTTTGTGGGCGGTCAATGCATCCAATCCATCGTCATTTCGCAAGCATTGACATGTATCGAAAAAGGGGCGAGCCAGCTTGTGCTGATCACGTCCGATTCGTCGCAGACCCGTTCAGCGGACGGCCGAACCGTATTGCCGATGACCTGCCACTCGGAGGGGACCGTTGAATTGTTTATGGAGCCAAGGCTGCCGGCCCCCGTTTTACTGGTGATCGGTCAATCCCCCATCGCGGATTGTTTGCTAACCATCGCAGCCCACTTGGATTTCCACGTGAAGTCCGTGGCATTGGAACGTGTCGCGGCCGAAAGCGCAGGCGACCTTTCCGGATTTGCGGAGACGATCCAAGCTCATCTGTCGCCGGGAGCGTATGTGGTGGTCGCATCAATGGGTCTCTACGATTCGGAAAGCATCCTGGCGCTGCAAGGGTACGAACTTGCCTATGTGGGTTTGGTGACAAGTCCCAAACGGCGGGAAGCCGTCCTGGCGGATTTGCGGGAGCGGGGCGTTTCCGAAGCGTTTTGTTCGTTTATTTCTGCTCCCGCCGGATTGGATTTGGGAGCCGTTGAACCGGCCGAAATCGCGGTGACGATTTTGGCGGAAATCATCGAGCACAGAAGGAAGAAACACACCGTTGCGCCTGTGGCGCCGCCTGTCATCACGAGCGAGACCCGGCGGGAGGTGATCGATCCGGTCTGCCGCATGGTGGTCGATTTGAACACGACGCTCCATAAAGCGGAATACCAAGGCAAGGAGTATGGGTTCTGCTGTCCGCATTGCCGCCAGGAGTTCTTGAAAAATCCGGAAAAATACGCAAACACGGTAGAAGTCTAA